From Peromyscus maniculatus bairdii isolate BWxNUB_F1_BW_parent chromosome 8, HU_Pman_BW_mat_3.1, whole genome shotgun sequence, a single genomic window includes:
- the Socs1 gene encoding suppressor of cytokine signaling 1, which produces MVARNQVAADNAISPAAEPRRRPESSSSSSSSSPAAPARPRPCPAVPAPAPGDTHFRTFRSHSDYRRITRTSALLDACGFYWGPLSVHGAHERLRAEPVGTFLVRDSRQRNCFFALSVKMASGPTSIRVHFQAGRFHLDGSRETFDCLFELLEHYVAAPRRMLGAPLRQRRVRPLQELCRQRIVAAVGRENLARIPLNPVLRDYLSSFPFQI; this is translated from the coding sequence ATGGTAGCACGCAACCAGGTGGCAGCTGACAATGCGATCTCCCCGGCAGCAGAGCCCCGACGGCGGCCAGAGTCCTCCTCATCCTCGTCTTCGTCCTCGCCGGCGGCCCCCGCGCGTCCGCGGCCCTGCCCTGCGGTCCCGGCTCCGGCCCCTGGCGACACTCATTTCCGCACGTTCCGCTCCCACTCCGATTACCGACGAATCACGCGGACCAGCGCGCTCTTGGACGCCTGCGGCTTCTACTGGGGACCCCTGAGCGTGCACGGGGCGCACGAGCGGCTGCGTGCCGAGCCCGTGGGCACCTTCCTGGTGCGCGACAGTCGCCAACGGAACTGCTTCTTCGCACTCAGCGTGAAGATGGCTTCGGGCCCCACGAGCATCCGCGTGCACTTCCAGGCCGGCCGCTTCCACCTGGACGGCAGCCGCGAGACCTTCGACTGCCTCTTCGAGCTGCTGGAGCACTACGTGGCGGCGCCGCGCCGCATGTTGGGGGCCCCGCTGCGCCAGCGCCGCGTGCGGCCGCTGCAGGAGCTGTGTCGCCAGCGCATCGTGGCCGCCGTGGGTCGCGAGAACCTGGCGCGCATCCCTCTTAACCCGGTACTCCGTGACTACCTGAGTTCCTTCCCCTTCCAGATCTGA
- the Prm3 gene encoding protamine-3, whose product MGSRCAKLSTSHGTAQNTGHSRGHESSMKKLVACVSQDNFSLSSEGEEEEEEEEEEEDEDDEEEEEEEEEEQIPVKGKLLLMEPEKQESTEDDAVAQPSPEPKQTHS is encoded by the coding sequence ATGGGTTCCCGCTGTGCCAAGCTCAGCACCAGCCATGGCACGGCCCAGAACACAGGTCATAGCCGTGGCCACGAGTCCTCCATGAAGAAGCTCGTGGCCTGCGTGAGTCAAGACAACTTCTCCCTGTCATCagagggtgaggaggaagaggaggaggaagaggaagaggaggatgaggatgacgaggaagaggaggaggaggaggaggaggagcagatccCAGTAAAAGGCAAACTGCTGCTGATGGAGCCCGAGAAGCAGGAGAGCACTGAGGATGACGCCGTGGCCCAGCCGAgccctgagcccaagcagacacACTCCTGA
- the Prm2 gene encoding protamine-2, which produces MVRYRMRSPSERPHQGPGQEHGREEEQGQELSPERVDDYGRTHRGHHHHRHRRCSRRRLYRIHRRRRSCRRRRRRSCRHRRRHRRGCRRSRRRRRCRCRRCRRRH; this is translated from the exons ATGGTTCGCTACCGAATGAGGAGCCCCAGTGAGCGTCCACACCAGGGGCCTGGGCAAGAACATGGACGAGAAGAGGAACAGGGGCAAGAGCTCAGCCCCGAGCGCGTGGATGACTACGGGCGCACACACAGGGGTCACCACCACCACAGACACCGGCGCTGCTCGCGGAGGAGGCTGTACCGGATCCACAGGAGGCGCCGGTCATGCCGGAGGCGAAGGAGACGCTCCTGCCGCCACAGAAGGCGGCATCGCAGAG GCTGCAGAAGATCCCGAAGGAGGAGGAGATGCAGGTGCAGGAGGTGTAGGAGGCGCCACTAA